The following proteins come from a genomic window of Coffea arabica cultivar ET-39 chromosome 11c, Coffea Arabica ET-39 HiFi, whole genome shotgun sequence:
- the LOC140016699 gene encoding NDR1/HIN1-like protein 26, which yields MYSQHETNPHFLPQPPHPQHDTHQPRFPPQPRPSRHDRPQPAIPPKTRPHGKRRGEMPPPHEPEQQQGQGQQRPSPLPVPVSATGKTRPVAWIIAAFCTLFWIIVIVAGLAVLIIYLVYRPRLPKFDISTATLNAAYLDMGYLLNADLTILANFTNPNKKVSVDFSYAIMDLYYESNLLATRYVEPFTAHRAQSIFEDIHMVTSQVRLPIAQSQDLTRQMSSGRVSFVVKGLFRARSNLGRVLRYSYWLYTHCTITLTGPPSGVLISKKCTTKR from the coding sequence ATGTATTCTCAGCATGAGACCAACCCGCATTTTCTTCCACAACCACCACATCCACAGCATGATACCCATCAGCCTCGTTTCCCCCCCCAGCCACGTCCATCCAGACATGACCGGCCGCAACCAGCTATTCCACCCAAAACCAGGCCTCATGGTAAACGCCGAGGCGAAATGCCCCCACCGCACGAGCCAGAGCAGCAACAAGGGCAGGGCCAACAGCGGCCATCTCCTCTTCCAGTTCCAGTGAGTGCTACAGGCAAGACTAGACCTGTAGCCTGGATAATTGCTGCATTTTGTACTCTGTTTTGGATCATAGTCATAGTGGCAGGTCTAGCAGTGCTGATCATCTATCTAGTCTATCGCCCGAGGCTTCCAAAATTCGACATCTCAACGGCAACTCTGAATGCAGCCTATCTTGACATGGGGTATCTTCTCAATGCTGATCTTACCATACTAGCAAACTTCACCAATCCAAACAAGAAAGTGAGCGTGGACTTCAGTTATGCGATAATGGATCTTTATTATGAATCAAACTTACTAGCTACGAGATATGTTGAGCCCTTTACGGCACATAGGGCTCAATCCATATTTGAAGATATTCACATGgtcacaagtcaagttaggCTTCCCATTGCCCAAAGTCAAGATCTGACGAGGCAAATGAGCAGTGGAAGAGTGAGTTTTGTCGTGAAGGGTCTGTTCAGAGCAAGGTCTAATTTGGGTCGAGTGCTGAGGTATTCTTATTGGCTGTACACCCATTGCACTATAACACTAACCGGTCCTCCCTCGGGCGTATTGATAAGCAAAAAGTGCACAACAAAGCGGTAG
- the LOC113718957 gene encoding protein DETOXIFICATION 29 isoform X2: MQDNNSKEPLLLSSPREADKSDDESQEYLLGRSNISFASSFVADADDIPPINGVRDFFREFTIESKKLWYLAGPAIFTSICQYSLGAITQTLAGHLGTLELAAVSIENSVIAGLSFGIMLGMGSALETLCGQAYGAGQIEMLGVYMQRSWVILNTTALILMLLYIFAEAFLRLIGQTEDISRAAGTLAVWMIPQLFAYAANFPIAKFLQSQSKIMVMAWISAIGLVLHSVFSWLLMLKFGWGLVGAAVVLNLSWWFIVVAQLLYIFSGTCGRAWSGFSWKAFQNLWGFVRLSLASAIMLCLETWYFMALILFAGYLKNAEVSVDALSICTNLLGWTVMVAVGCNAAISVRVSNELGAAHPRTAKFSVVVVVVSSFLLGVVLSAILLIFRQQYPSLFSNSDEVKSLVYELTPLLAFCIVLNTIQPALSGVAIGAGWQALVAYVNIACYYLFGIPLGLLLGYKINMGVKGIWYGMVSGTAVQTVVLFWIVYRTNWNKEASVAAKRIQQWGGEPDAKANDVET; encoded by the exons ATGCAAGACAACAATTCTAAAGAACCCCTCCTTTTATCTTCCCCAAGGGAAGCTGACAAATCAGATGATGAGTCCCAAGAATACCTCTTAGGACGCTCTAACATTTCCTTCGCTTCGTCCTTCGTCGCCGATGCTGACGACATCCCTCCCATCAACGGAGTCCGTGATTTCTTCCGAGAATTCACCATCGAGTCCAAGAAGCTCTGGTACCTCGCCGGCCCGGCTATTTTCACCTCCATCTGCCAGTACTCTTTAGGTGCCATCACGCAAACCTTAGCCGGACACCTCGGCACTCTAGAGCTCGCTGCCGTCTCCATCGAGAACTCCGTCATCGCCGGCCTCTCTTTTGGTATCATG CTCGGAATGGGAAGTGCGCTGGAGACGCTATGCGGACAAGCGTACGGAGCAGGACAGATTGAGATGCTGGGAGTGTATATGCAGAGATCATGGGTTATCCTCAATACCACCGCCTTAATCTTAATGCTTCTGTACATTTTTGCTGAGGCATTTCTGAGATTGATTGGCCAAACCGAAGATATATCAAGGGCAGCTGGGACTCTAGCGGTTTGGATGATTCCTCAGCTGTTTGCGTACGCAGCGAATTTTCCAATTGCCAAGTTCCTGCAGTCCCAGAGTAAGATCATGGTGATGGCTTGGATTTCGGCAATTGGGTTGGTGTTGCACAGTGTTTTTAGCTGGCTGCTTATGCTGAAGTTTGGGTGGGGCCTGGTGGGCGCCGCCGTGGTTTTGAACTTGTCTTGGTGGTTCATTGTGGTGGCGCAGCTGCTTTATATCTTCAGCGGGACTTGCGGGCGAGCTTGGTCAGGATTTTCTTGGAAGGCTTTCCAAAATCTGTGGGGTTTTGTTAGGCTGTCTCTTGCATCGGCAATCATGCTATG CTTAGAGACATGGTATTTCATGGCATTAATTCTTTTTGCGGGATATTTGAAGAACGCTGAAGTTTCTGTTGATGCTCTCTCCATATG CACAAACTTATTGGGTTGGACAGTTATGGTTGCCGTGGGGTGCAATGCAGCTATCAG CGTAAGAGTTTCAAATGAGCTCGGGGCAGCTCATCCAAGAACAGCAAAATTTTCTGTTGTAGTAGTGGTCGTATCGTCTTTCCTGTTAGGTGTCGTCCTTTCGGCCATTCTCCTTATCTTCCGGCAACAGTATCCATCCTTGTTTTCAAACAGCGATGAAGTTAAAAGCCTTGTCTACGAGCTTACACCATTGCTTGCCTTCTGTATCGTTCTTAACACCATTCAGCCAGCTCTTTCAG GAGTGGCTATTGGAGCGGGATGGCAAGCTCTAGTTGCTTATGTAAATATTGCATGCTACTATCTGTTTGGCATTCCTTTAGGTCTATTGCTGGGTTATAAGATCAACATGGGAGTCAAA GGAATCTGGTACGGAATGGTATCAGGAACGGCTGTACAAACCGTAGTCTTATTCTGGATTGTCTACAGAACAAACTGGAATAAAGAG GCTTCTGTCGCTGCAAAAAGAATACAACAGTGGGGAGGGGAGCCAGACGCCAAAGCAAATGATGTAGAGACATGA
- the LOC113718957 gene encoding protein DETOXIFICATION 29 isoform X1 has translation MQDNNSKEPLLLSSPREADKSDDESQEYLLGRSNISFASSFVADADDIPPINGVRDFFREFTIESKKLWYLAGPAIFTSICQYSLGAITQTLAGHLGTLELAAVSIENSVIAGLSFGIMLGMGSALETLCGQAYGAGQIEMLGVYMQRSWVILNTTALILMLLYIFAEAFLRLIGQTEDISRAAGTLAVWMIPQLFAYAANFPIAKFLQSQSKIMVMAWISAIGLVLHSVFSWLLMLKFGWGLVGAAVVLNLSWWFIVVAQLLYIFSGTCGRAWSGFSWKAFQNLWGFVRLSLASAIMLCLETWYFMALILFAGYLKNAEVSVDALSICTNLLGWTVMVAVGCNAAISVRVSNELGAAHPRTAKFSVVVVVVSSFLLGVVLSAILLIFRQQYPSLFSNSDEVKSLVYELTPLLAFCIVLNTIQPALSGVAIGAGWQALVAYVNIACYYLFGIPLGLLLGYKINMGVKGIWYGMVSGTAVQTVVLFWIVYRTNWNKEGHYMESKRELVLLIIVF, from the exons ATGCAAGACAACAATTCTAAAGAACCCCTCCTTTTATCTTCCCCAAGGGAAGCTGACAAATCAGATGATGAGTCCCAAGAATACCTCTTAGGACGCTCTAACATTTCCTTCGCTTCGTCCTTCGTCGCCGATGCTGACGACATCCCTCCCATCAACGGAGTCCGTGATTTCTTCCGAGAATTCACCATCGAGTCCAAGAAGCTCTGGTACCTCGCCGGCCCGGCTATTTTCACCTCCATCTGCCAGTACTCTTTAGGTGCCATCACGCAAACCTTAGCCGGACACCTCGGCACTCTAGAGCTCGCTGCCGTCTCCATCGAGAACTCCGTCATCGCCGGCCTCTCTTTTGGTATCATG CTCGGAATGGGAAGTGCGCTGGAGACGCTATGCGGACAAGCGTACGGAGCAGGACAGATTGAGATGCTGGGAGTGTATATGCAGAGATCATGGGTTATCCTCAATACCACCGCCTTAATCTTAATGCTTCTGTACATTTTTGCTGAGGCATTTCTGAGATTGATTGGCCAAACCGAAGATATATCAAGGGCAGCTGGGACTCTAGCGGTTTGGATGATTCCTCAGCTGTTTGCGTACGCAGCGAATTTTCCAATTGCCAAGTTCCTGCAGTCCCAGAGTAAGATCATGGTGATGGCTTGGATTTCGGCAATTGGGTTGGTGTTGCACAGTGTTTTTAGCTGGCTGCTTATGCTGAAGTTTGGGTGGGGCCTGGTGGGCGCCGCCGTGGTTTTGAACTTGTCTTGGTGGTTCATTGTGGTGGCGCAGCTGCTTTATATCTTCAGCGGGACTTGCGGGCGAGCTTGGTCAGGATTTTCTTGGAAGGCTTTCCAAAATCTGTGGGGTTTTGTTAGGCTGTCTCTTGCATCGGCAATCATGCTATG CTTAGAGACATGGTATTTCATGGCATTAATTCTTTTTGCGGGATATTTGAAGAACGCTGAAGTTTCTGTTGATGCTCTCTCCATATG CACAAACTTATTGGGTTGGACAGTTATGGTTGCCGTGGGGTGCAATGCAGCTATCAG CGTAAGAGTTTCAAATGAGCTCGGGGCAGCTCATCCAAGAACAGCAAAATTTTCTGTTGTAGTAGTGGTCGTATCGTCTTTCCTGTTAGGTGTCGTCCTTTCGGCCATTCTCCTTATCTTCCGGCAACAGTATCCATCCTTGTTTTCAAACAGCGATGAAGTTAAAAGCCTTGTCTACGAGCTTACACCATTGCTTGCCTTCTGTATCGTTCTTAACACCATTCAGCCAGCTCTTTCAG GAGTGGCTATTGGAGCGGGATGGCAAGCTCTAGTTGCTTATGTAAATATTGCATGCTACTATCTGTTTGGCATTCCTTTAGGTCTATTGCTGGGTTATAAGATCAACATGGGAGTCAAA GGAATCTGGTACGGAATGGTATCAGGAACGGCTGTACAAACCGTAGTCTTATTCTGGATTGTCTACAGAACAAACTGGAATAAAGAG GGCCATTACATGGAGTCGAAAAGGGAATTAGTCCTCCTCATTATTGTATTCTGA
- the LOC140017001 gene encoding protein DETOXIFICATION 29-like: MEEAKVPLLTNTGRYCHPNDDDSLQAAFHKSNNLSFDADEDDIQPINGARDFFREFAAESKKLWYLAGPAIFTSICQYSIGALTQVFAGQVGTIELAAVSVENSVVAGFAFGMMLGMGSALETLCGQAFGAGQLNMLGVYMQRSWVILNAAALVLMLVQIFAAQILRLIGQTPDISKWAGTFAVWMIPQIFAYAFNFPIQKFLQAQSKIIVMAIIAAVAIVGHALFSWLFMLKLGWGLVGGAAMLNASWWFIVVAQLVYIFSGTCGEAWSGFSWKAFQNLWGFVKLSLASAIMLCLEFWYFTSLVLFAGYLKNAEIAVDALSICMNVLGWTIMVAIGFNAAISVRVSNELGAGHPRTAKFSVVVVTLTSLAAGILLALVLVISRKQYPALFSNSEEVQRSVYDLTPLLVACVIINSVQPTLSGVAIGAGWQAYVAYVNIICYYVFGIPVGLVLGYVLNMGVQGIWIGMLSGITVQSLVLLWMIYKTNWDKEASIAGDRIKRWGGETDPQRLDGNASG; this comes from the exons ATGGAGGAGGCAAAGGTGCCACTTCTCACCAACACAGGCCGTTACTGTCATCCAAACGACGACGACTCCTTGCAAGCAGCCTTCCACAAGTCTAACAATTTGTCATTTGATGCTGATGAAGATGATATCCAGCCCATCAACGGAGCTAGAGATTTCTTCAGAGAGTTCGCCGCTGAGTCCAAGAAACTGTGGTACCTTGCTGGTCCAGCCATCTTCACTTCCATCTGCCAATATTCGATTGGCGCCCTGACTCAAGTCTTTGCCGGCCAAGTCGGAACCATCGAGCTTGCAGCTGTTTCAGTGGAAAATTCTGTTGTAGCTGGATTTGCTTTCGGCATGATG TTGGGAATGGGAAGTGCACTGGAGACCCTTTGCGGTCAAGCTTTTGGAGCTGGGCAGCTAAACATGCTCGGAGTATACATGCAGAGATCATGGGTGATCCTAAATGCCGCCGCTTTAGTTCTAATGTTGGTTCAGATTTTTGCGGCGCAAATCTTGAGACTCATAGGACAAACACCAGATATATCGAAGTGGGCCGGGACATTTGCTGTTTGGATGATTCCACAAATATTTGCCTACGCATTCAACTTTCCAATCCAGAAGTTCTTGCAAGCTCAGAGCAAGATCATAGTGATGGCCATCATAGCCGCGGTGGCTATAGTCGGCCACGCCTTGTTCAGCTGGTTGTTTATGCTGAAATTGGGGTGGGGTCTGGTGGGTGGGGCGGCGATGCTGAATGCCTCGTGGTGGTTCATAGTGGTTGCGCAGCTTGTGTACATTTTCAGCGGCACCTGTGGTGAAGCTTGGTCTGGATTTTCGTGGAAAGCCTTTCAAAATCTATGGGGTTTTGTCAAGTTATCTCTTGCATCTGCAATAATGCTGTG CTTGGAATTCTGGTACTTTACGTCATTAGTTCTATTTGCCGGATACTTGAAAAACGCTGAGATTGCTGTGGATGCCCTCTCCATATG CATGAATGTACTCGGTTGGACTATCATGGTGGCTATTGGATTCAATGCAGCCATAAG TGTGAGGGTGTCCAATGAACTGGGAGCAGGGCATCCAAGAACTGCGAAATTTTCAGTGGTAGTGGTCACATTAACCTCGCTTGCAGCCGGAATCTTGCTTGCTCTGGTTCTGGTTATTAGCCGAAAGCAATACCCTGCTTTATTCTCCAACAGCGAGGAAGTTCAGCGATCTGTATATGACCTAACACCTCTGCTAGTTGCCTGCGTCATTATTAACAGTGTTCAACCTACTCTTTCGG GAGTGGCGATTGGAGCTGGGTGGCAAGCCTATGTGGCTTATGTGAACATAATTTGCTACTACGTCTTCGGCATTCCTGTTGGTCTAGTCCTGGGATATGTATTAAACATGGGTGTCCAG ggcatttggattggGATGCTATCTGGAATTACAGTTCAAAGCCTCGTCCTGCTCTGGATGATCTATAAAACTAATTGGGACAAGGAG GCTTCAATTGCCGGAGACAGAATAAAACGGTGGGGAGGAGAAACAGATCCCCAGAGACTTGATGGAAATGCCAGTGGTTAA